One genomic window of Actinoalloteichus hoggarensis includes the following:
- the cas2e gene encoding type I-E CRISPR-associated endoribonuclease Cas2e, with translation MITIAATAVPDHLRGALTRWLLEVTPQLYVGTVSARVRDELWSAVSDCVEDGVAVLIHPADNEQGFELHTAGQHRRRPIDFDGLTLISFSSRQAALTNSGQVGATTP, from the coding sequence ATGATCACCATCGCGGCCACCGCCGTGCCCGACCACCTTCGAGGAGCCCTCACCCGCTGGCTCCTCGAAGTCACCCCCCAGCTCTACGTCGGCACGGTCTCCGCACGCGTACGAGACGAACTGTGGAGCGCCGTCAGCGACTGCGTCGAAGACGGCGTCGCCGTTCTCATCCACCCCGCAGACAACGAACAGGGATTCGAGCTACACACCGCTGGACAACACCGACGACGCCCCATCGACTTCGACGGACTCACCCTCATCTCCTTCAGCAGCCGACAGGCAGCCCTGACCAACTCAGGCCAAGTAGGAGCAACAACCCCATAG
- the cas1e gene encoding type I-E CRISPR-associated endonuclease Cas1e codes for MNVQARRRLARPTVAMLPRVADSLSFLYLDIVRVLQDDTGVLAVVESPIHGTETVYLPTAALNAVLLGPGVSITTRALTTLVRHGTTVLITGSGGVRCYAGFTPASLTTTWLERQARAWADEASRLRVAIRMYEQRFGVATVPPQTTFAGLRGMEGQRVKALYRLLAKQYKISRFRRSYDPDDWDNQDPVNLALSAANTSLYGIVHAALTAMGCSPGLGFIHSGNQHAFVYDIADLYKAELTIPLAFSLHDADKPEQQARRSFRDGLRLFKLLPRVVTDVQRLLDPDTSIEDPDPGEQLVDLWDPVLGAVPGTINHSVSDEF; via the coding sequence ATGAACGTCCAAGCACGGCGCCGCCTGGCCCGCCCGACCGTCGCGATGCTTCCCCGCGTCGCCGACTCACTGTCCTTTCTCTACCTCGACATCGTCCGCGTGCTACAGGACGACACCGGGGTCCTAGCCGTCGTCGAAAGCCCGATCCACGGCACTGAAACCGTCTACCTGCCCACCGCCGCACTGAACGCGGTCCTGCTCGGCCCCGGAGTCTCCATCACCACCCGAGCTCTCACCACGCTCGTTCGACACGGTACGACGGTCCTCATCACCGGTTCAGGAGGCGTGCGCTGCTACGCCGGATTCACTCCCGCCAGCCTGACCACCACCTGGCTTGAACGCCAAGCACGCGCCTGGGCTGACGAAGCCAGCCGCCTTCGCGTGGCGATCCGCATGTACGAGCAGCGCTTCGGCGTGGCCACCGTGCCTCCCCAGACGACCTTCGCCGGCCTGCGTGGCATGGAAGGTCAACGCGTCAAAGCCCTCTACCGGCTACTCGCCAAGCAATACAAGATCAGCCGCTTCCGCCGTAGCTACGACCCCGACGACTGGGACAACCAAGACCCGGTCAACCTTGCCTTGTCGGCGGCGAACACCAGCCTCTACGGCATCGTTCACGCCGCCCTGACCGCTATGGGATGTTCCCCCGGACTCGGTTTCATCCACAGCGGGAACCAACACGCCTTCGTCTACGACATCGCCGACCTCTACAAAGCCGAACTCACCATCCCCCTGGCCTTCTCTCTGCACGACGCCGACAAGCCGGAACAGCAGGCTCGCCGCAGCTTTCGCGACGGCCTACGCCTGTTCAAACTGCTGCCCCGCGTGGTGACCGACGTGCAACGCCTCCTCGACCCCGACACGTCCATCGAAGACCCCGACCCCGGAGAGCAGCTCGTCGACCTGTGGGACCCCGTTCTCGGAGCAGTACCCGGCACCATCAACCACAGCGTCTCGGACGAATTCTGA
- the cas6e gene encoding type I-E CRISPR-associated protein Cas6/Cse3/CasE — protein sequence MTLWLTQIKPDMRLRQARRDLASAVGMHHRLLSLFPDDLGDDPRRHLGVLFRVETSATGAEILLQSQVPPDLHALPEHYGSATTRNLDPLVEGLRPGRAVHYRIAGNAIRRLGKTTRAARNLTAVLPLHGAEAEEWWHRHAEASGLQVQTVLTTPLGSARGERADSADKIRHARTLFDGRALITDADLLRRRLLDGIGRGKAYGCGLLTLAPAR from the coding sequence ATGACACTCTGGCTCACCCAGATCAAACCCGACATGCGTCTGCGCCAGGCACGACGTGACCTCGCCAGCGCAGTAGGAATGCACCACCGCCTGCTCTCCCTCTTCCCCGACGACCTCGGTGACGATCCCCGGCGACACCTCGGCGTGCTCTTCCGAGTCGAGACCTCCGCGACTGGTGCGGAGATCCTCCTGCAGAGTCAGGTTCCCCCCGACCTCCACGCCCTGCCCGAGCACTATGGCTCCGCCACCACCCGTAACCTGGACCCACTCGTGGAGGGACTACGTCCCGGCAGGGCCGTGCACTACCGCATCGCGGGCAACGCCATCCGCAGACTCGGTAAGACGACGCGCGCCGCCCGCAACCTCACCGCCGTCCTGCCTCTTCACGGCGCCGAGGCCGAAGAGTGGTGGCATCGCCACGCGGAGGCCTCCGGACTTCAGGTCCAGACCGTGCTGACAACCCCATTGGGCTCGGCCCGCGGCGAGCGGGCCGACAGCGCGGACAAGATCCGCCACGCCCGCACACTGTTCGACGGACGAGCACTGATCACCGACGCCGACCTCCTCCGCCGCCGGCTGCTCGACGGCATCGGCCGCGGCAAGGCCTACGGCTGCGGTCTGCTTACCCTGGCGCCGGCGCGATGA